TCGAACAGTTGTGCGAGTCGGCTCTCGTCCCCCTGAACGGTAAGATCGTCGTCCAGACGGAGGGTTGCGGCTCCCGTCTCCACGTTCTGCCAGCATCGGTTAGCCAGGCTCGAGACGGAAACCGAGTCGATATCGCGGACGCCCTGGCCGTTCCGAGCGAGCGATAGCATGTCCTCCAGAAGTTCCGCCATCCGATCGAGCGACTCCATCGCGATTTCGACGTGGTCGCTATCGGACTCCGCCGCAGCCAGTTCGAGGTGGCCGGTCGCCACGTTGAGCGGGTTCCGCAGGTCATGACTGACGAGACTGGCGAACTCCTCGAGAGAGTCGTTCTGTCGTTGGAGCAGGCGTTCGCGTTCGACGCGATCGGTGATGTCTCGAAATACCCACAGCCGTCCGTAGTACGTCCCGTTGCCGGTGATGGCTGTCGAATAGCGGTCGAACACTCGTCCGTCTTCGAATTCGATCTCGTCCCGCGACGTTTCGGAGGGATGGTCATACAGGTATTCGACCCGCTCTCGGAACTCGTCGGGGTATTTCACTTGTTCTACGACCCGCTGGAAGACCGGCGTATCATCTCCGCTCTCGACGAGAGCAGTCGAGATGGAACCAATTTCGGCGAATCGATCGTTGTACGTGACGATATCTCGGTTCTCGTCAACGACGAGGATCCCGTCGATAGTAGCCTCTTGTTGGGATTTTAGTACCGAGCGCTGGTACTCGAGTGCCTCCTCTCGTTGTTTTCGGTCGGTAATATCCTGAATCGTCCCATAGTGATATACCGTCCCGTCGATCTCGTTGCACGTCGTGACGACCATAACCGGCGTCGATGTCCCCTCGACCTCGTGGCGCGTCTCGGCGACTCTCGTTTCACCGATCTCGAAGGAGTGCCAGTAGTCGTCGAATCGGTCTCGATCCAACTCCGGGTTAATCGTCCAGATCGGTCGTTCCTCGAGGGCGTCTCGAGTCGTCTCGAGGAGGGCCGCGTAGGCAGGATTGACGTATCTATACGTGCCATCGGAGCCGTAGACCGCGACTCCGGTGCCGACGGTTTCAACGATTTGTTCGAAGAAGTCGCCTGACGACTGCATTGCGGGTTATCTGGCGTTTCTAGTCCCCGGATTCGGTTATGTATATCGGCCACATATCACACGTTCAGAACTTGTCTCAGACGATATCCGTATGAATCGTCTCAATTGGGACGATAGAATACTGTGACCGATGAATACGACGACCCGACGGTTCCGTTTGTTCGCCCACTCGACGGCTATCGAGTAACGATCAGTGGCGACAGGTATCGGTGCGGGTTCGGTCTGGACACCCAAACCGACCCGTGTCGCAAACCGCACATGTGCCACGGTATTCCCTGTCAGGGGCGGCCGTGCCTTGAAAAGAGTTAAAAACGGCGGGCGGGAAGGGAGGGGTATGAGTACGACCGACGACCGAGAGACGCGCTCCTGCGTCTCCTGCGGGCTCAACATCGCGGGCACCAACGCCGCTGCGTTCAAGTGTCCCGACTGCGGCCAGCAGATCTACCGCTGTGCCAAGTGTCGCAAGCAGAGCAACCTCTACGAGTGTCCCGACTGCGGATTCACCGGACCATAACGTCTCCCATGGGAAAAGTCGCTGCCAAAATCAAGGTCATGCCGGACAGCCCCGATATCGACCTCGATGCGCTTCAGGAGCGCCTCGAGAGCGCCCTTCCTGAGGGCGCGAAGATCAACGGCGTCGAACGCGACGAAGTCGCGTTCGGTCTCGTTGCGCTCTACCCGACCGTGATCGTTCCTGACGGCTCCGGCGGAACGGAAACCGTCGAGGAGAGCTTCGCAGACGTCGAGGGCGTCGAAAGCGTCGGCGTCGAGAACGTCGGCCGTATCTAACGCCGCCCGACGTTCGGTTTTAGCCGTTTCACTGGTACCACTCGAGAGCGGCGCATCCTGATCTGTGCGGTGCGAGACGGATCGTCGGACTCGATAGTCGAGTCGCTCGCGTTCAGTCGAGCGGAGCCTCCGGTTACTGCTCCCGGTTTGCGCCCAGATCGGCCTGTGAGACGATCTCCGCGCCGACCTGGGAGAGATCAACGGTCACGTCTTCGGTAACGGCCTTACTGATCTCGTCTAAGTTCCCTGCAAGCACCGTCAACACGTCGTCGGGATTAGTGTAGACCAGCATGTTTCCGTCCTGGCCCTCCGCGACGAGCTGGGTGTCGTTCAGGACGACCTGATCGTTCTGAATCGTCGCCGAGACGACCGGCAGTGCCGCTGGCTTCCCTGGTTCGTCGTCCTTGACTTTGCGGATGTGGACCGCGTCAAGGTCGATGACCTCCCTGTACTCCTTGATCTGTTCGGCGCAGTCGACCATATCGTTGAGGAGGGCGGTCCGCTTCTCGTTGCCGTGATCGCCGTCGAGGCAGTGCTGACAGACGCGGAGTTCGAGTCGCATTGTGCATCGGTTAGTGCCGGACACCGATGAGAATTCCGCTTCCGTCCGTTTCCGTTCCCATTCCTCTCCCGCGTTCGCATAGCGTCTCGTCGTGTCAAAGGGAGATCGGCTGCTGGAACGGGACTCTGGAACCGCCGACTCACTCCCGTAACTGGCCGTAAATATCTTGAATCCGTTCGGTCCCTTGGTCCACGTACCCGCCGTGATAGCAGACGGTGTGATCGATCTCAAGATCCGCCAGCGTCCCGACCGATTCGATCGCGCGACCCATTGCTGGCGTGAAACGAGGCTTCGGGCCGGCGAGTGGTTCCTCACCGTCGGTTCCCTCACCGCCGTCTGCGACGAGCGCGTCGCCGGCGATGAGCAGATTGCTGTTTGGAAGGTACAGCGAGACGTGTCCGGGCGCATGGCCGGGCGTCGCGACGACCTCCATCGGCCCAGCGAGCGTCGGAAACCGGACCCCGTCCGTCAGTTCGATATCGACGTCGACAGGCGGATACCGTTCGCCGTCACCCTTGATCGGGTCTAACTCACCCGAAATGTACGGCGCTTCGTCGTGGTGGGTCGCGACGACCGCATCGACTTGCTCGAGCAGGTCCGCGAGGCCGCCGGCGTGGTCCCCGTCGTGGTGAGTCAAGAGGACAAGCCAGATATCGGTGAGTTCGTACCCCAGCGACCGCAGATGGGTCCGAATACCCTCGAGGGAATCCTGCGGGCCAGCGTCGATCAGCACCGGGCCGCGCTCGGTTTCGACGAGCGTCGGAGTGATTGTGAACGTTCTCCCGCCGTATTCGACCGTGATCGGGAGCACGTGTACGCCTGTGTCGCGTTCGCCGTCGTCTGCCGACATACTCGAGTTGTTCACGCTCCTCACAAAAGGAGTATTCGTCCGGTTTCGTTCCGGTTATCTTCGATATCTACGTCTACACCGTTTACTGGTTTAGTATGTTGGGCTGACAAAAACCTTTTACTTTCCAGTCCGAACTATAGGTAATGAATACGGAGTCGAAGTACCCTACTCTCGAAGTCGAGACGGACCCGTTTTCGAATGCACCGCGGCGGACGCTCTCGGAGACAGTTCGGCCGCTCGCCGACGCGTACGACGAACGGATTGCGGACAGGGACCGATCGACGTGGCGGTGGTTCGACACGGTCGAACCCGAATTCCGACTGTCGTGTGTGGATGACGAGTACGGACGGCGCGTTCGCGACGCGAAAGTGCTTGCCACGATGTTTATCACTGTCATTGACGACGTCGCCGAACGCCACGGCGATCGGGCGACCCTCAAGGAACTGCTGTTGGTCCCGTTCGATTCCCGACCTGCCGATCCGACTCGAAAGGGCGTCGACGGGACGTACGTTCGATTCCAGCAGGAACTCTGGGACGCGCTGCTGGAGTGTTACGCGGCGAGTCCACGCGCAGACGAGTTCGCGGACCTGTTCCGGTTCGATGTCCGGCAGGCACTGCAGTCGGTCGACTACTCGGCACTGCTGGCCCAGTATCCCGGCCTCGCGGGCGAACGCGAGCTCCGGACGTATGACGTCTACAACATGATGCTCTTTCCGTTCGCTGATATCGACTTCGCCAACGCCCTCGCGTTCGAGCCCCGGGAGCTCTCGACCGTTCGGGACGTCGTCGCTCACGGCCAGCGAATGGCGCGTATCGGCAACTGGATCGCCACTTGGGAGCGGGAACTCGCCGAAGGCGATTACAGTTCGGGCGTCGTGATTCGTGCCCTCGAGTCGGAGGTCGTTTCCCACAAGGAGCTCCGAGCGATCCGAACGGCGACGACCGACGCGACCGTCGACCCGGTGGTCGACCGGATTCGCGATTCCGGAATCGAAGCCGAGTTCGTCGACCGGTGGTGTCGCGAGTACGAGGCGGCCACCGAGTACTGTGACGAGATTGAGTCCATCGACGTCCGCGCCTACCTCGAGGGGTTCGAGCCGATCTTCCGCTCGCAACTCGCGCGGCGACCGTCGGCGTAAGGGCGTCCGGCGGTGTGGCGTCGCTCGCGTCAGTTACGCACGTATAGCGTCGGCGAGTCGACTATGTGAGCACAGCGTCGATTGCCCCCTCGAGGTCGTCGATCAAGTCGTCGACGTGCTCGATGCCGACGCTCGCCCGGATCAGGCTGTCCGAGAGCCCAGCTTCGATGCGCTCCTCGCGGGGAATCGCGGCGTGAGTCATCGGTGCGGGCTGTTCGATCAGGCTCTCGACTCCGCCGAGGCTCTCTGCGAGCGTGAACACCTCGGTATTCGAGACGACCTCGCTCGCCTCCTCGAGGCTCGCGTCGAGTTCGAAGCTCAGCATGCCGCCGAAGTCGTCCATCTGCTCGGCGGCGATCTCGTGGCCGGGATGGGACTCGAGACCCGGATAGTAAACCCGCTCGACGTCGGGGTGATCGTTGAGGAAGTCGGCAACGGCGCAGGCGTTCTCGCAGTGTCGATCCATCCGGACGGGCAGCGTCTTGGTACCTCGAAGGACGAGGAAGGACTCGAAGGGACCGGGCGTCGCGCCGACGGAGTTCTGGTAGAAGCCCAGTCGCTCGTCGAGGTCTGCATCGTTCGTCAGGAGGGCTCCACCGACCACGTCCGAGTGGCCGCCGAGGTACTTGGTCAGCGAGTGCGAGACGATGTCCGCGCCCAGATCGAGCGGCCGCTGGAGGTATGGCGTCGCGAACGTGTTGTCGATCGCACACAGCGCGTCGCGGGCGTGGGCGATCTCTGCCGCCCCCTCGATGTCGACGATCGACATGAGCGGGTTGGTGGGGGTCTCGAGCCACAGGAGTGCCGTCTCCTCGCGGAACGCCGCCTCGATCTCGTTGAGGTCGGTCATATCGACGAAGGAAAAGTCGATGTCGTAGTCCTCGTAGACTTGCGTGAAGATGCGGTGGGTGCCGCCGTAGACATCGTTGCCGGTGACGACGTGGTCGCCGGCCTCGAGCAGGTTGAGCACGGTGTTGATCGAAGCCATCCCGCTGGCGAAGGCGCGGCCGTGATCGGCGTTCTCCAGGCTCGCGAGGTTCGCCTCGAGGTCCGTCCGGGTCGGGTTCCCGGTTCGGGAGTATTCGTAGCCGCGGTGGTCGCCCGGAGCATCCTGTTTATACGTGGTGTTCGCGTGGATCGGCGTCATCAGTGCGCCGGTCTCGTCGTCCGGTTCCTGGCCGGCGTGGATCGATCTGGTCTCGATCCGACGGTCAGAGTCGTCGTCCATACCGTCCCCAAGGGGATCGAACGGGGTTACTCTTGCTCCGGCGGGCAGGTCATCGACGGCCCTGCCGACCGCGCCCCGGATCCGCACGTTCTCGATAACCGCTCTGTTCTCACGCTGTGTGATTCTCGAGAGAGTATATTTGGTGGATTGTTATTTCATTCCGTATGCGCGTTCGACACGTCAAGTCGTCAACGGTCCTTGTCGAATCGGGAGACACATCGATCCTCTGTGATCCTTGGATCCTCGACGGTGCGTTCTACGGTGCTTGGGCCCACTACCCGCCGGTCAAACTCGAGCCCGAAGACTTCGACGTCGACTATATCTACATTTCGCATATCCATCCGGATCACTGCCACCGGGAGACGCTCGAGCGGCTCGACTCCGACATTCCGGTCCTGATCCACGACTACAACTGGGACTTTCTCAGACACAACATCGAGGCCGCCGGATTCGACGTTCGCGAACTGCCCCACGACGAGCGGATTCACCTTGGCGGTGACCTGCACGTGAACGTGCTCGCGTCGGATGACTGCGATCCAGAGGTCTGTGGCAATCACTTCGCCTGCGCGTGGATGGCTGAAGACGCCAGCACACAAGGCGTCGACGGCTCGACCCAGATCGATTCCATGGCCGTCTTCGACGACGGCGAGCACACCGTGCTCAATCTGAACGACTGTCGCTGGCCGATGTCCCGACACGCCGCCGGCCGAGTGAAACAGCAGTACGGCAAGATCGACCTGGCCATGTTGCAGTACACGTTCGCCGGCGGCTACCCGCAGGGGCGGATCGACTACTCTCACGAGAAACTGCTCGAGGAACGCGACGACCGCCGGCTCCAGTCTCTAGAGAACGCCGTCGGGTTCCTCGAACTACTCGAGCCCGACTACTATATGCCCTTCGCGGGGAGTTACACGCTCGCGGGCGATCTAGCAGATAGAAACGAGTACGTCGCCCGGTCGACGCGAACGCAGGCGCGAGACTACTTCGCAGACGAGGATCGGGTCGACGACGACGCCGAGTGCGTCCTCCTCAATAGCGGCGACTGGTTCGATGTCGCTGCTGGCGAGCAGTCTGTCCCCTACGAGCCCGTCGATCCCGACGAACGGCAGGAATACATCGAGACCGAACTCGCGGACCGGGAGTTCACCTACGAGTCGGATCCGATGCCGACGCTCGAGGCGTTTCGGGAGTACGTGCCGGCGGCCTACGAGAACTTCGACGCGAAGCGCCGCGGGATCGGGTTCGAATCGGAGACGGAGGTCGTCCTCTCGCTGGTCGACGACCACTACATGCGGTTTACGGCCGACGGCGGCGGACACGAGATTGTTGAGGGCCTACCGGAACGAACCGACCGGCGGCGAGTTCGGATGGAGATGGACCCCCGGCTGACGCTGCGAATTCTGAAGGGGCCGCGGTACGGCCACTTCAACAACGCCTACATCGGTTCCCATCTCGGTTTCTCGATCGAACCGGACATCTACGAACGGTCGCTGTTCTACGCGATGAGTTTCCTGCACGCCTGATATGCCGACTCAGACCGTCTCGGTGACGTGTCTCCTTCGAGACGGCAATCTCACACAGACGGTTGTCGTCCGAAACTGGCCGTCCGACGACCACCGAATTCATTGCAGTTCCCAGGCAGACGCAGGCGCACTGACCACCGTTGAGATGCCATACAGCGCAAGAATTCGATCTCGACGGATCGAGTTCTCGTCAGGGTTCGCGGCTGGCGACGCCGTCCGAGAACATTGAGAAAAAGGGAGGCGGAATACGTGTGTTTTATAACCGTCACCGGACAAAGCGGTCGTACGACTATGCCGAAATCTAATGGCCCTCGTCAGGGAACCCGAAGAAAGCTCGCGAACGATCCTCGAGACCGCGGTACCTCGCCGCCACAGCGTGCGATTCAGGAGTATGAGGAGGGGGAGAAAGTCCACCTAAAGATCGACCCAAGCATCCCGGATGGTCGCTTCCACCCGCGATTCGACGGTCGCACCGGTGAAGTCATCGGCAAACAGGGCGACGCCTTCAAGGTTGAGATCGTCGACGGCAGCAAGGAGAAAACGCTGCTCGTGACCGCCGCCCACATGCGCGCACAGAACCAGGAAAAGAGCCGGATATAACCGCAGGATGACGATCTT
This genomic stretch from Natrinema sp. SYSU A 869 harbors:
- a CDS encoding HVO_2753 family zinc finger protein, whose amino-acid sequence is MSTTDDRETRSCVSCGLNIAGTNAAAFKCPDCGQQIYRCAKCRKQSNLYECPDCGFTGP
- a CDS encoding elongation factor 1-beta, translated to MGKVAAKIKVMPDSPDIDLDALQERLESALPEGAKINGVERDEVAFGLVALYPTVIVPDGSGGTETVEESFADVEGVESVGVENVGRI
- a CDS encoding cystathionine gamma-synthase; translation: MDDDSDRRIETRSIHAGQEPDDETGALMTPIHANTTYKQDAPGDHRGYEYSRTGNPTRTDLEANLASLENADHGRAFASGMASINTVLNLLEAGDHVVTGNDVYGGTHRIFTQVYEDYDIDFSFVDMTDLNEIEAAFREETALLWLETPTNPLMSIVDIEGAAEIAHARDALCAIDNTFATPYLQRPLDLGADIVSHSLTKYLGGHSDVVGGALLTNDADLDERLGFYQNSVGATPGPFESFLVLRGTKTLPVRMDRHCENACAVADFLNDHPDVERVYYPGLESHPGHEIAAEQMDDFGGMLSFELDASLEEASEVVSNTEVFTLAESLGGVESLIEQPAPMTHAAIPREERIEAGLSDSLIRASVGIEHVDDLIDDLEGAIDAVLT
- a CDS encoding terpene synthase family protein; this translates as MNTESKYPTLEVETDPFSNAPRRTLSETVRPLADAYDERIADRDRSTWRWFDTVEPEFRLSCVDDEYGRRVRDAKVLATMFITVIDDVAERHGDRATLKELLLVPFDSRPADPTRKGVDGTYVRFQQELWDALLECYAASPRADEFADLFRFDVRQALQSVDYSALLAQYPGLAGERELRTYDVYNMMLFPFADIDFANALAFEPRELSTVRDVVAHGQRMARIGNWIATWERELAEGDYSSGVVIRALESEVVSHKELRAIRTATTDATVDPVVDRIRDSGIEAEFVDRWCREYEAATEYCDEIESIDVRAYLEGFEPIFRSQLARRPSA
- a CDS encoding MBL fold metallo-hydrolase, whose protein sequence is MRVRHVKSSTVLVESGDTSILCDPWILDGAFYGAWAHYPPVKLEPEDFDVDYIYISHIHPDHCHRETLERLDSDIPVLIHDYNWDFLRHNIEAAGFDVRELPHDERIHLGGDLHVNVLASDDCDPEVCGNHFACAWMAEDASTQGVDGSTQIDSMAVFDDGEHTVLNLNDCRWPMSRHAAGRVKQQYGKIDLAMLQYTFAGGYPQGRIDYSHEKLLEERDDRRLQSLENAVGFLELLEPDYYMPFAGSYTLAGDLADRNEYVARSTRTQARDYFADEDRVDDDAECVLLNSGDWFDVAAGEQSVPYEPVDPDERQEYIETELADREFTYESDPMPTLEAFREYVPAAYENFDAKRRGIGFESETEVVLSLVDDHYMRFTADGGGHEIVEGLPERTDRRRVRMEMDPRLTLRILKGPRYGHFNNAYIGSHLGFSIEPDIYERSLFYAMSFLHA
- a CDS encoding 50S ribosomal protein L21e, which translates into the protein MPKSNGPRQGTRRKLANDPRDRGTSPPQRAIQEYEEGEKVHLKIDPSIPDGRFHPRFDGRTGEVIGKQGDAFKVEIVDGSKEKTLLVTAAHMRAQNQEKSRI
- a CDS encoding MBL fold metallo-hydrolase, whose product is MSADDGERDTGVHVLPITVEYGGRTFTITPTLVETERGPVLIDAGPQDSLEGIRTHLRSLGYELTDIWLVLLTHHDGDHAGGLADLLEQVDAVVATHHDEAPYISGELDPIKGDGERYPPVDVDIELTDGVRFPTLAGPMEVVATPGHAPGHVSLYLPNSNLLIAGDALVADGGEGTDGEEPLAGPKPRFTPAMGRAIESVGTLADLEIDHTVCYHGGYVDQGTERIQDIYGQLRE
- a CDS encoding ATP-binding protein is translated as MQSSGDFFEQIVETVGTGVAVYGSDGTYRYVNPAYAALLETTRDALEERPIWTINPELDRDRFDDYWHSFEIGETRVAETRHEVEGTSTPVMVVTTCNEIDGTVYHYGTIQDITDRKQREEALEYQRSVLKSQQEATIDGILVVDENRDIVTYNDRFAEIGSISTALVESGDDTPVFQRVVEQVKYPDEFRERVEYLYDHPSETSRDEIEFEDGRVFDRYSTAITGNGTYYGRLWVFRDITDRVERERLLQRQNDSLEEFASLVSHDLRNPLNVATGHLELAAAESDSDHVEIAMESLDRMAELLEDMLSLARNGQGVRDIDSVSVSSLANRCWQNVETGAATLRLDDDLTVQGDESRLAQLFENLFRNAVEHGDSTVTVTVGALPDGFYVEDDGPGIPLAERDTVFESGYSTNERGTGFGLRIVTDIIDGHDWEISITDGTDGGARFEVTNVDVGDESADRQFRA